DNA from Petropleomorpha daqingensis:
GTGAGCGCGCGCTCGAGGTCCAGCGAGCCGACGACGCGGTCCTCCGAGGCGCCGACCGGCAGCTCGACCAGCCGCGCCGGCCGGGTCAGCGCGCGGTCGTCGGCGGAGTGCGGGCCGTCCGGGCAGCCGGGGTCGGGTGCGACCGGGTCGCAGGCGAAGCGGCAGCCCGCGACGACGGCGACCGGCGGCAGGACGGCGGCCAGCGCGCGCACCGTCGTCGACTTCGCCGTCCCCTTCTCGCCGCGGACCAGCACGCCGCCGACGGCGGGGGAGACCGCGTTGAGGAGCAGGGCGAGGCGCATGTCGTCCATGCCGACGACGGCGCCGAAGGGATAGGTCACGCCGACCACACGTCCTCTCCCCGGGTGTCCGCGCCCGGAGGTGGCAGGAAGCGACGGCGGGAGTTCCTGACTGACCGGTTCTGGGCCGGACACACAGTGGCGGGACCGCGCCGGAGTCGCACCGGCTTCCTCCACTGCCGTCGCAGTTCGCCTTCATTCGACCACGGCGCAGCCCCGGTCTCACAGTGGGGGACAGTGGTCGCCGTGGACTCCGGGCGGCGGCTGCTCGACGCGGCCGCCGTCGTCGCCGCGGGCGTGGTCGCCGGACTGCTGCTGAACCTGGCCCACGTGCCCTCCGCCGCGCTGTTCGGTGGGCTGCTCGCCGGCCTGGTCCGGGCGCTGGCCTTCCCCGGTTCGCTGCGGGTGCCCCGGATCGCGATGACCGCGGCGCAGGCGGTGATCGGCGTGACCATCGGCGCGCTGGTGCGCCTCTCGACGCTCGGCGCGATCGGCGAGCACTGGCTGCCGGTCCTGCTGGTCACCGTCGGCACGCTCGTGCTCAGCCTCGCCGCCGGCCAGCTGCTGCGGCTGCAGCCCGGCATCTCGCCGGTGACCGGTGCGTTCTCGATGATCGCCGGCGGCGCGTCCGGCATCACCGCGATGGCCCGCGACCTCGGCGCCGACCAGCGGATGGTCGCGGTCCTGCAGTACCTGCGGGTGCTGATCATCGTGGTGCTCATGCCGGTGGCGGCGACCGCCGTCTACGGCGCTTCGACCGGTGGGGGTGCGCCGTCCGCGCCGGACACGCCGGGCTGGGCGGCCGGGCTGCTGTTCACCGTCGTCTGCGCGGGCGTGGGCGCCGTCCTGGGGCAGGTGTCGCGGATCCCGGTGGGCGCGCTGCTCGGCCCGATGCTGGTCGCCGCCGTCGTCGACCTGACCGGGCTCTCGCACGGCGCCGAGGTGCCCGGCCTGGTCGAGAACGCCGCCTTCCTCGTCATCGGCCTGCAGGTCGGCGTCACCTTCACCCGGGAGAGCCTGCGCACCGTCGGCCGGGCGCTGCCCCTCGCGCTGGCGATCATCGCCGCGCTCGTGCTCGGCTGCGCGGGGCTCGGCGCGCTGCTGTCCTCGGCCACCGGGGTCGGCGAGCTCGACGCCTACCTGGCGACGACGCCCGGCGGCCTCTACGCCGTCCTGGCCACGGCGACCCAGAGCGGCGCCGATGCGACGTTCGTGCTCGCCGTCCAGGTGCTGCGGCTGTTCGTGATGCTGCTGTCGGCCCCGCTGCTGGCGCGCTGGCTGCGCGGCCGGGAGAAGGTCTGACCCGTGCGTCCGCGTGATTCCGCCGCCGGGCGCGCCTACCCTGGCTCGGGTCGGTTGCGAGCAGGGGAGGTCGAGCTGTCCGAGCACGCAGAAGCCCAGGAGGACGACGCCGTCCTGCTCTTCGTCGGCGGTCCCCTCGACGGGCGCGTGGAGATCCGCGCGGCGCGGCACGGCGAGCCGCTGCCGACGGTCACGCACGTCCACCTGCACGGCGGCCCGAAGGTGGTCCACCGCTACGACCTCGAGTCGCTGACCGACCAGACCGGCGTCTACCACCTGCGCCGGAGCTGACCGCTCACCACCCCTGCGTGCGGCGGGCCTCGGCGACCACTCGGTCGAACCGGGCGCGGTCCAGTGCGGCGCCCTCCCGGCGGACCCCGGACGGGTCGAGGACCAGCAGCCGGTCCAGCCGCACCTCGCTGTTGCGGCCGCGGCGGTCCCAGGGGCCGGGGCCGATGTCGGTCCAGTAGCGGCCGTAGCGGGCCTCGTCGGCGGCGTCGCGGTCGTGGTCCTTGCTGCTGAGCATCAGCGCGAGCAGGTGCTGGCCACGCCGGCCGATCACCAGCACCGGACGGTCCTTGCCGCGGCCGTCGCCCTCGTCGAAGGGCACCCAGGCCCACACCACCTCGCCGGGGTCCGGGTGGCCGTCGGGGTGCGGGGTGTAGCCGATCCGGTCGCCGGGGGCGGGCGC
Protein-coding regions in this window:
- a CDS encoding AbrB family transcriptional regulator — translated: MDSGRRLLDAAAVVAAGVVAGLLLNLAHVPSAALFGGLLAGLVRALAFPGSLRVPRIAMTAAQAVIGVTIGALVRLSTLGAIGEHWLPVLLVTVGTLVLSLAAGQLLRLQPGISPVTGAFSMIAGGASGITAMARDLGADQRMVAVLQYLRVLIIVVLMPVAATAVYGASTGGGAPSAPDTPGWAAGLLFTVVCAGVGAVLGQVSRIPVGALLGPMLVAAVVDLTGLSHGAEVPGLVENAAFLVIGLQVGVTFTRESLRTVGRALPLALAIIAALVLGCAGLGALLSSATGVGELDAYLATTPGGLYAVLATATQSGADATFVLAVQVLRLFVMLLSAPLLARWLRGREKV
- a CDS encoding type II toxin-antitoxin system PemK/MazF family toxin, which gives rise to MARSGLGRRLGGLLRNALRPARKTRPVRSVEPAPAPGDRIGYTPHPDGHPDPGEVVWAWVPFDEGDGRGKDRPVLVIGRRGQHLLALMLSSKDHDRDAADEARYGRYWTDIGPGPWDRRGRNSEVRLDRLLVLDPSGVRREGAALDRARFDRVVAEARRTQGW